A portion of the Lathamus discolor isolate bLatDis1 chromosome 5, bLatDis1.hap1, whole genome shotgun sequence genome contains these proteins:
- the NENF gene encoding neudesin, giving the protein MAGGAARVLLAALLGALPAQPERELRFRPPAEAPVRLFTEPELARYDGQQEGQPIYLAVKGVVFDVTSGKEFYGKGAP; this is encoded by the exons ATGGCGGGCGGTGCGGCGCGGGTGCTGCTGGCCGCGCTGCTCGGCGCGCTGCCGGCCCAGCCCGAGCGGGAGCTGCGGTTCCGGCCGCCGGCCGAGGCCCCCGTGCGGCTCTTCACCGAGCCCGAGCTGGCCAGATACGACGGGCAGCAG GAGGGGCAGCCCATTTACCTGGCGGTGAAGGGAGTAGTGTTTGATGTCACTTCTGGCAAAG AGTTTTATGGAAAAGGAGCCCCTTAA